A region from the Brassica napus cultivar Da-Ae chromosome C8, Da-Ae, whole genome shotgun sequence genome encodes:
- the LOC106366999 gene encoding DNA-directed RNA polymerases I, II, and III subunit RPABC5 translates to MIIPVRCFTCGKVIGNKWDAYLDLLQLDYTEGDALDALNLVRYCCRRMLMTHVDLIEKLLNYNTLEKSDNS, encoded by the exons ATGATTATCCCTGTACGATGCTTTACATGCGGAAAG GTGATTGGAAACAAGTGGGATGCGTATCTTGATCTTCTCCAGCTAGACTACACTGAAGG GGACGCACTTGATGCGCTCAACTTAGTTAGATACTGCTGCAGGCGTATGCTAATGACGCATGTTGATCTGATTGAGAAGCTTCTCAACTACAACA cTTTGGAAAAATCAGACAACAGTTAG
- the LOC106425009 gene encoding probable dolichyl-diphosphooligosaccharide--protein glycosyltransferase subunit 3B produces the protein MADHTTLPHRFFLSISLLSILAGSQPDLTKELVSLRSSSESGVIRLNDDTVSKFITSVATPRPYSLIIFFNSADLNSNPLQEFRSEFGLVSASFIANNNNRSDVTNKLFFCEIDESSDSEAFGLFGIQFLPQICLVDPLMENPLQDKTGRMEEEDVDGTAESVLEFIESRTNLTVGSLRRPPLLSKTQISVIAALIAISAPFLIKKVLNGETIFNNNRVWLYGVVLVYFFSVSGTMHNIIKGVPMFVRDHQDSNKLVFFYEGANFQLGAEGFSVGLLYNVVGLLLAYVTNALVRVRNVSEQRVVMMLAMVVSLLAVKKVVYLNNWKTGYQIQTYWPSSWH, from the exons ATGGCAGACCACACAACTCTCCCACATCGCTTCTTCCTCTCAATATCACTACTATCGATCCTCGCGGGTTCGCAACCAGATCTCACCAAAGAACTCGTTTCCCTCCGATCATCCTCCGAATCCGGCGTGATCCGCCTCAACGACGACACCGTTTCGAAGTTCATAACCTCCGTAGCCACACCACGACCTTACtccctcatcatcttcttcaactCGGCTGATCTCAACAGCAATCCCCTCCAAGAGTTCCGCAGCGAATTCGGATTAGTCTCCGCCTCTTTCATCGCCAACAACAACAATAGATCCGACGTAACCAACAAGCTGTTCTTCTGCGAGATCGATGAATCATCGGACTCCGAGGCTTTCGGCCTTTTCGGCATCCAATTCCTCCCCCAAATCTGCCTCGTCGATCCTTTGATGGAGAATCCACTACAAGACAAAACAG GCAGGATGGAGGAAGAAGATGTGGATGGAACCGCGGAGTCTGTGTTGGAGTTCATCGAGAGCCGAACGAATCTCACCGTTGGTTCACTCCGCCGCCCGCCGCTCCTTTCCAAGACGCAGATCAGCGTAATCGCAGCCCTGATCGCTATCTCGGCTCCGTTTCTTATCAAGAAGGTTCTAAATGGAGAAACGATTTTCAACAACAATAGAGTCTGGCTATACGGCGTCGTTTTGGTGTACTTCTTCAGCGTATCCGGGACGATGCATAACATCATCAAAGGAGTGCCTATGTTCGTCAGAGATCACCAGGATTCGAACAAGCTCGTTTTCTTCTACGAAGGAGCGAATTTTCAGCTCGGGGCGGAGGGGTTCTCTGTTGGGCTCTTGTACAATGTGGTTGGGCTGCTCTTGGCATATGTCACTAACGCGCTTGTGCGCGTTAGGAATGTCAGTGAGCAAAGGGTGGTTATGATGTTGGCTATGGTCGTCTCGTTGTTGGCTGTGAAGAAGGTTGTTTACTTGAATAATTGGAAGACTGGGTATCAGATTCAAACGTACTGGCCATCGAGTTGGCATTGA
- the LOC106425012 gene encoding nuclear transport factor 2B-like, whose translation MAETNKGRSEEEVARAFVNHYYHLFDNDRFSLFTLYSSTSLLTFEGQKIYGVEDIFNKLKQLPFDQCRHLISTVDSQPSSMAGGCGGILVFVSGSIQLHGEDHPLRFSQTFHLVPLPQGSFFVQNEMFRLNYG comes from the exons ATGGCAGAGACAAATAAAGGAAgaagtgaagaagaagttgCAAGGGCATTTGTGAATCACTATTACCATCTCTTTGACAATGATCGATTTTCTCTTTTCACTCTCTACAGTTCCACCTCGTTGCTTACTTTTGAAGGCCAAAAGATCTACGGCGTGGAAGATATCTTCAATAAGCTCAAACAACTTCCGTTCGATCAGTGTCGTCATTTGATCAGCACCGTTGACTCTCAGCCGTCTTCAATGGCCGGTGGCTGTGGCGGAATCCTTGTTTTTGTGAGCGGTAGCATCCAGTTACACGGCGAGGATCATCCTCTTAGGTTTAGCCAG ACATTTCACCTGGTCCCTCTTCCACAAGGAAGTTTCTTCGTCCAAAATGAGATGTTTCGGCTCAATTATGGTTGA
- the LOC106364524 gene encoding uncharacterized protein LOC106364524 has translation MKSRNRNLATLSLMIITVLSWTKIVAGQEALLGKKVLPLCHRECMPICMKVTEATQEICEGACQAGCVQLQGRGTGLSATDQGVDMVIA, from the coding sequence ATGAAGAGCAGGAACAGAAACTTGGCCACCCTGAGTTTGATGATAATTACGGTTTTGTCATGGACGAAGATTGTGGCTGGACAAGAAGCACTATTAGGAAAGAAAGTATTGCCGTTGTGCCACAGAGAATGTATGCCAATATGCATGAAAGTGACAGAAGCAACGCAAGAAATTTGTGAGGGGGCATGCCAAGCTGGTTGTGTCCAGCTTCAAGGTCGAGGCACCGGACTTTCAGCCACTGATCAAGGAGTCGATATGGTCATTGCATAg
- the LOC125591693 gene encoding tryptophan synthase beta chain 1, chloroplastic-like — translation MPSTKIQLRWQPLPRVPERNHRMINSVVFGVPIKCHHRVSDVLSRTNGPSFGSVTSVSIRTKARPFLLGDANGRFGRFGGKFVPETLMSRLRDLEEELDFVLSDHEFQAELTTALRDYVGREMPLYLAERLTEHYRNKSRTTGDGPEIYLKREDLGHSGSHKMNNALAQAMIARRFGCSRVVVATGAGQHGVATAAACAKLSLECTVFMGTTDIEKQSSNVLSMKLLGAQVSSLEGTFQDASSEAIRNWVENLETTYYLSGTVVGPHPSPVMVREFQSVIGKETRKQAKRLWGGKPDVLVACVGSGSNALGLFHEFVGDEDVRLVGVEAAGLGLDSGKHSATLAVGDVGVYHGSMSYLLQDDQGQILRPHSIGVEVSRSRTGD, via the exons atgccGTCCACTAAAATCCAGTTACGATGGCAGCCACTTCCTAGGGTTCCGGAAAGAAACCACCGTATGATAAACTCTGTTGTTTTTGGAGTTCCCATTAAATGTCACCACCGTGTAAGCGACGTACTCAGCCGTACGAATGGTCCATCTTTTGGTTCTGTGACTTCTGTCTCAATAAGAACCAAAGCGAGACCGTTTCTTCTTGGCGACGCTAATGGTCGTTTCGGGAGGTTCGGTGGGAAGTTTGTACCGGAGACTTTGATGTCACGCCTGAGAGATCTTGAAGAGgaattagattttgttttgagcGATCATGAATTTCAG GCGGAGCTTACAACAGCATTAAGAGACTACGTAGGAAGAGAGATGCCTCTCTACCTCGCCGAACGTTTAACCGAACACTACAGAAACAAATCTCGAACCACCGGAGATGGACCCGAGATCTACCTGAAAAGGGAAGATCTAGGCCATAGTGGGTCCCACAAAATGAACAATGCTCTCGCTCAAGCAATGATTGCCCGGCGGTTTGGTTGCAGCCGTGTGGTAGTGGCCACAGGAGCCGGCCAACATGGGGTCGCCACCGCGGCTGCTTGTGCAAAGCTCTCCTTGGAGTGTACTGTTTTCATGGGAACCACTGATATAGAGAAACAATCCTCTAATGTCCTTTCCATGAAACTGCTTGGGGCTCAG GTATCATCCTTAGAAGGAACATTTCAAGATGCCAGTTCAGAGGCGATTCGAAATTGGGTTGAAAACCTAGAAACCACATACTACTTATCGGGGACGGTCGTAGGACCACACCCGAGTCCGGTAATGGTACGTGAGTTTCAATCTGTGATTGGGAAAGAGACGAGAAAGCAAGCCAAACGACTATGGGGTGGTAAGCCTGATGTGTTGGTAGCCTGTGTGGGGAGTGGTTCAAACGCATTGGGATTGTTCCATGAGTTTGTTGGGGATGAGGATGTGCGGCTAGTAGGGGTCGAGGCCGCGGGACTGGGGCTTGATTCAGGGAAACATTCAGCTACTTTGGCCGTTGGAGATGTTGGTGTGTACCATGGTTCTATGAGCTACTTGTTGCAAGATGATCAAGGACAGATACTTAGACCACACTCCATTGGAGTAGA AGTATCCCGGAGTCGGACCGGAGATTAG